Proteins encoded in a region of the Candidatus Methylomirabilota bacterium genome:
- a CDS encoding metallopeptidase TldD-related protein, producing the protein MPDSTLLARAVQDALAFVQAQAGVREAEVFAADNRTLLTRLNYTSHIPCNGVEEPKSRESYGIGIQVALESPEGTLLGFGSEPSDLSQTGVERALAKARQGAVRDPEFRSFPKPGAARRELMDYHDPALLDISDAQLVGAGWKVLQGGLSAFLASSKLAELAGSEAGLRALGLILGGDVTIVQESIAIASTSMPEPQTDVSTLLTSFVTGMVEAQDAKGSGWSTATRLEHLTEESGADAAHRAIDAIGGERVASGEYTVVFGRQPVADLMNNLVVPSCHAGAFYSSSTPFLGKLGKPVASPRLSVYDHGAAPGLLGSKGITCEGLPTGRTELIKDGVLTGALTSWYAAQRLLHDPAIKEKLGVGAAAAAPALVARNGFRFSGSGGRAFAAQAETAASNIVVEGAEPVSIEELIRSVRHGLYVGRIWYTYPINGLRAGDFTCTVVGDSFIIRDGRLAAPLKANTVRINDNITRLLASVAGVTKDVRGTVVWGADEVVYTPEIGVTGVHVDAIAGFMEALG; encoded by the coding sequence GTGCCCGATTCCACCCTACTCGCCCGCGCGGTACAGGACGCCCTCGCCTTCGTGCAGGCGCAGGCCGGCGTGAGGGAAGCCGAGGTCTTCGCCGCCGACAACCGCACGCTCCTGACGCGCCTCAACTACACCTCCCATATCCCCTGCAACGGCGTCGAGGAGCCCAAGAGCCGGGAGAGCTATGGCATCGGGATCCAGGTCGCCCTCGAGTCCCCCGAGGGAACCCTGCTCGGCTTCGGGTCGGAGCCCAGCGATCTCTCGCAGACCGGGGTCGAGCGCGCCCTCGCCAAGGCGCGCCAGGGGGCGGTGCGCGACCCCGAGTTCCGCTCTTTCCCGAAACCGGGCGCGGCGCGGCGCGAGCTCATGGACTACCACGACCCCGCCCTGCTGGACATCAGCGACGCGCAGCTGGTCGGCGCCGGATGGAAGGTGCTGCAGGGCGGACTGAGCGCCTTTCTCGCCTCATCGAAGCTCGCCGAGCTTGCCGGCAGTGAGGCGGGGCTGCGGGCTCTCGGGCTCATCCTGGGCGGCGACGTCACGATCGTCCAGGAGTCCATCGCCATCGCCTCGACGTCGATGCCCGAGCCGCAGACCGATGTCTCGACGCTGCTCACCAGCTTCGTCACGGGCATGGTCGAAGCGCAGGACGCCAAGGGCTCCGGGTGGTCCACCGCGACGCGCCTGGAGCATCTTACTGAAGAGTCCGGAGCAGACGCGGCGCACCGGGCCATCGACGCTATAGGCGGGGAGCGGGTGGCTTCTGGCGAGTACACGGTCGTCTTCGGCCGGCAACCGGTAGCCGATCTCATGAACAACCTCGTCGTGCCCTCGTGCCACGCGGGCGCGTTCTACTCGTCGAGCACGCCGTTCCTGGGCAAGCTCGGCAAGCCGGTCGCCTCCCCGCGCCTGAGCGTCTACGACCACGGCGCGGCCCCAGGGCTCCTGGGCTCCAAGGGCATCACCTGCGAGGGGCTCCCGACGGGACGCACCGAGCTGATCAAGGACGGCGTCCTCACGGGCGCGCTCACCAGCTGGTACGCGGCCCAGCGCCTGCTCCACGACCCCGCGATCAAGGAGAAGCTCGGCGTGGGGGCAGCCGCCGCCGCGCCGGCGCTCGTGGCCCGCAACGGGTTCCGATTTTCCGGAAGCGGCGGGCGCGCCTTCGCCGCCCAGGCCGAGACCGCCGCCTCCAACATCGTCGTCGAAGGCGCCGAGCCGGTCTCGATCGAAGAACTGATTCGCAGCGTGCGCCACGGCCTCTACGTCGGCCGCATCTGGTACACGTACCCAATCAACGGGCTCCGCGCGGGAGACTTCACGTGCACCGTGGTGGGCGACTCCTTCATCATCCGCGACGGCCGGCTCGCAGCGCCGCTCAAGGCCAACACCGTGCGCATCAACGACAACATCACGCGGCTGCTCGCGAGCGTCGCGGGCGTCACCAAGGATGTGAGAGGCACCGTCGTCTGGGGGGCCGACGAGGTAGTCTACACGCCGGAGATCGGTGTCACCGGCGTCCACGTGGACGCCATCGCCGGCTTCATGGAGGCACTGGGCTGA
- a CDS encoding rhodanese-like domain-containing protein, with translation MRRLVTILLVASAMAWAAPAPAGNPEVPEKFISVDEAKALVDRRERITFIDVREKAQYDDLHIKGAINIPLDTMPARLAEISRTEFIALY, from the coding sequence ATGAGGCGTCTCGTTACCATTCTCCTTGTCGCATCCGCCATGGCGTGGGCCGCGCCGGCGCCGGCCGGGAACCCGGAAGTCCCCGAGAAGTTCATCTCGGTGGACGAGGCCAAGGCGCTCGTCGATAGGCGTGAGCGCATCACGTTCATCGACGTCCGCGAAAAGGCCCAGTACGACGACCTCCACATCAAGGGCGCGATCAACATCCCACTCGACACGATGCCCGCGCGCCTCGCCGAGATCTCGCGCACGGAGTTCATCGCTCTCTACTGA
- a CDS encoding TldD/PmbA family protein yields the protein MTASISIDLIQQVAPMVRDMVTSRARSRAHLRYADIRLEAIQGKYASAENGDAKAAGEDATLGFGVRVLAGDGMAAPGYFGRGLGEADIPRLERILDEGLDAAYRRAMANADWKTQAREKFGALGESLTDTRLHPVRVCQDVVPAVYQTDPRTVDLGEMVRFTREISRQVKATHVALGYNYISAMTQLARELFASSEGALIDQAIALTQGMCYVIANGDGNSQAIYDVLGHQRGWEILLTGVDDPLMSFPPFSDFALAIALEAVELCRAPALPSLDAEVTVVTDPHYNTLVSHEIIGHPVELDRSLKMETAYAGRSWLLRGLDDTQVGKRVASPLVTAYSDPALPGYGHYKYDDEGTPAKRVTHIDEGIFRGFMNSRQTAAIFGDEPNGHWKATEAPLIPLIRMSTTVFGGGDRDPADIISEVDHGFYLVGHKTPSIAESRENFRISARKVYEIEHGRLGRLYRDGGIMADSRDYLMKVDAVGRDFRLYPIPNCGKGQPMQTKRLGNGGPTMRSRAVITGGQA from the coding sequence ATGACCGCCTCGATCAGCATCGATCTCATCCAGCAGGTGGCGCCCATGGTGCGCGACATGGTCACCTCTCGCGCCCGGTCGCGCGCACACCTCCGCTACGCCGACATCCGTCTCGAAGCGATCCAGGGCAAATACGCGTCCGCGGAAAACGGCGATGCCAAGGCCGCCGGCGAGGACGCGACCCTGGGCTTCGGTGTCCGTGTGCTGGCGGGCGACGGCATGGCCGCGCCGGGCTACTTCGGGCGCGGACTCGGCGAGGCCGACATCCCGCGCCTCGAGCGAATCCTCGACGAGGGGCTCGACGCCGCCTACCGCCGGGCCATGGCCAATGCCGATTGGAAGACACAGGCGCGCGAAAAGTTCGGCGCGCTCGGCGAGTCCCTCACCGATACGCGCCTGCACCCGGTTCGCGTGTGCCAGGACGTGGTGCCGGCCGTATACCAGACAGATCCAAGGACCGTCGACCTGGGCGAGATGGTCCGGTTCACCCGGGAGATCTCGCGCCAGGTCAAGGCGACGCATGTGGCCCTCGGCTACAACTACATCTCCGCCATGACGCAGCTCGCGCGCGAGCTCTTCGCCTCCTCCGAGGGCGCGCTCATCGATCAGGCGATCGCGCTGACGCAGGGCATGTGCTACGTCATCGCCAACGGAGACGGCAACAGCCAGGCGATCTACGACGTCCTCGGCCACCAGCGCGGCTGGGAAATCCTATTGACCGGCGTGGACGACCCGCTGATGTCATTCCCGCCATTCTCCGACTTCGCCCTCGCCATCGCGCTCGAGGCGGTCGAGCTCTGCCGGGCGCCGGCCCTGCCCTCGCTCGACGCCGAGGTGACCGTGGTCACCGACCCCCACTACAACACCCTCGTGTCCCACGAGATCATCGGCCATCCCGTCGAGCTGGACCGGAGCCTCAAGATGGAAACCGCCTATGCCGGCCGCTCGTGGCTGCTGCGCGGGCTCGACGACACCCAGGTCGGCAAGCGAGTCGCCTCGCCGCTCGTCACCGCGTACTCGGACCCCGCCCTGCCGGGCTACGGCCACTACAAGTACGACGACGAGGGGACGCCGGCCAAGCGTGTGACCCACATCGACGAGGGCATCTTCCGGGGCTTCATGAACAGCCGCCAGACGGCCGCCATCTTCGGCGACGAGCCCAACGGGCACTGGAAGGCGACGGAGGCACCATTGATTCCGCTGATCCGCATGTCGACGACCGTCTTCGGCGGCGGCGACCGCGACCCGGCGGACATCATCAGCGAGGTCGACCACGGCTTCTACCTTGTCGGCCACAAGACGCCGTCGATCGCCGAGAGCCGGGAGAACTTCCGCATCTCGGCGCGCAAGGTCTACGAGATCGAACACGGCCGTCTCGGCCGGCTGTACCGGGACGGCGGCATCATGGCCGACAGCCGCGACTACCTCATGAAGGTGGACGCCGTCGGACGCGACTTCCGCCTCTACCCCATCCCCAATTGCGGCAAAGGACAGCCCATGCAAACCAAGAGGCTCGGCAACGGCGGCCCGACCATGCGGAGCCGCGCCGTCATCACAGGAGGGCAGGCCTGA
- the glp gene encoding gephyrin-like molybdotransferase Glp, whose translation MISVRDAQAHILDRIPAAAPPELLPLAAALGRVLADDIRAEMDVPPTDNSAVDGYAVASTDIPGTGTRGLEVVAELAAGSVFAGTLRTGQALRIMTGAPMPAGADTVYPQEVVERRGGSAIVGPLAAGANTRRRGEDVQAGTVVLPAGGVLRPQEIGIAASLGLAQLLVRRKPRVAILSTGDEVAEPGSVRKPGQIYDSNRFSLRGLVEGAGATAVDDGIVPDQFDELHARLLRAAEHADVVLTSGGVSVGDYDLVKAVLQQAGGIDFWQVAMQPGRPLAVGSIGSAHFFGLPGNPVASMLTFHLFVRPALWKLAGRRELFVQPFRATAVEPMSKKTGRREFKRGILTYAHDRWEVRTTGPQGSGILSSMTAANCFVVIEEERGDVSAGEPVWVEPFQPL comes from the coding sequence ATGATCTCGGTGCGGGACGCCCAGGCTCACATCCTGGATCGCATCCCCGCTGCGGCCCCGCCGGAGCTCCTGCCCCTGGCCGCGGCGCTCGGCCGCGTCCTGGCCGACGATATCCGCGCCGAGATGGACGTGCCGCCCACCGACAACTCGGCCGTCGACGGTTATGCCGTCGCGTCGACCGATATCCCCGGCACGGGCACACGCGGGCTCGAGGTCGTGGCTGAGCTCGCCGCGGGATCGGTTTTCGCCGGCACGCTCCGCACGGGCCAGGCCCTCCGCATCATGACGGGAGCGCCCATGCCCGCCGGCGCGGACACCGTCTATCCGCAGGAAGTCGTCGAGCGTCGCGGCGGCAGCGCGATCGTCGGCCCTCTCGCGGCCGGCGCGAACACCCGCCGTCGCGGCGAGGACGTGCAGGCGGGCACGGTGGTGCTGCCGGCAGGCGGCGTGCTCCGCCCGCAGGAGATCGGCATTGCCGCGTCCCTCGGCCTGGCCCAGCTCCTCGTGCGCAGGAAGCCGCGCGTGGCCATCCTCTCCACGGGAGACGAGGTCGCCGAGCCGGGGAGCGTCCGCAAGCCGGGGCAGATCTACGACTCGAACCGGTTCTCGCTTCGCGGCCTCGTCGAGGGCGCGGGCGCGACCGCGGTGGACGACGGCATCGTGCCCGACCAGTTCGACGAGCTCCACGCCCGCCTGCTCCGTGCGGCCGAGCACGCCGACGTGGTCCTGACCTCGGGGGGTGTCTCCGTCGGCGACTACGATCTCGTCAAGGCCGTGCTCCAGCAGGCGGGGGGGATCGACTTCTGGCAGGTCGCCATGCAGCCGGGGCGGCCGCTCGCCGTCGGCAGCATCGGAAGCGCGCACTTCTTCGGCCTGCCGGGCAATCCAGTCGCCTCCATGCTCACCTTCCACCTCTTCGTCCGCCCCGCGCTGTGGAAGCTCGCCGGGCGACGCGAGCTCTTTGTGCAGCCGTTCCGCGCCACGGCGGTCGAGCCCATGTCGAAGAAGACCGGCCGGCGCGAGTTCAAGCGCGGCATCCTGACGTATGCCCACGACCGCTGGGAGGTGCGCACCACGGGCCCCCAAGGCTCGGGTATCCTGAGCTCGATGACCGCCGCCAACTGCTTCGTCGTCATCGAGGAGGAGCGGGGCGACGTCTCCGCGGGCGAGCCGGTCTGGGTCGAGCCCTTCCAGCCCCTCTGA
- a CDS encoding RDD family protein yields MAVTCGRCGWQGDEARYCARCGADLGAPSAAPPASFSRPPRRAPAPGFAPVTAATRPAGFWIRFVAVMIDGVVLLVAQGILFGAGWMMLGGGMNAGMLVRGTTSLFSSIIGAGYSIVFHWTWGQTLGKMALQIRVVSMNGGPLSFGQSVGRYFATFLSALILGIGFIMAGVRADKRALHDLLAGTRVEHI; encoded by the coding sequence ATGGCGGTGACGTGTGGGCGCTGCGGCTGGCAGGGCGACGAGGCGCGTTACTGCGCGCGATGCGGCGCCGACTTGGGCGCGCCCTCCGCCGCTCCGCCAGCGTCGTTTTCGCGGCCGCCTCGGAGAGCGCCCGCGCCGGGTTTCGCGCCCGTCACCGCCGCGACCCGGCCCGCCGGCTTCTGGATCCGCTTCGTCGCGGTCATGATCGACGGCGTCGTCCTTCTCGTCGCCCAGGGCATTCTCTTCGGCGCGGGCTGGATGATGTTGGGCGGTGGCATGAACGCCGGGATGCTTGTCAGGGGCACGACAAGCCTCTTCAGCTCGATCATCGGCGCGGGGTACAGCATCGTCTTCCACTGGACGTGGGGCCAGACGCTCGGCAAGATGGCGCTCCAGATCCGGGTGGTCAGCATGAACGGCGGACCGCTGTCTTTCGGCCAGTCTGTCGGCCGTTATTTCGCGACCTTCCTGTCTGCCCTCATCCTCGGGATCGGCTTCATCATGGCCGGCGTCCGCGCCGACAAGCGGGCGCTGCACGATCTGCTGGCCGGCACCCGGGTCGAACACATCTAG
- a CDS encoding DUF309 domain-containing protein, whose protein sequence is MPLPLPLRNCLAGLILDALHDSGARRGLEAVAAVCADPGALEGPGVLPEPFPREIFERRDGGWRLKSGFKGHESEFAERAERARRLLHLRPFDAEDPPLGVALVAAALLFHAHLYFEVHELLEPYWLRAEGGDREALQGLIQVAVGFQHLANGNVSGARALLHDGCGRVLERTLAGVPLDPFGRALQRTLDRVLSLGEDAPRGFDWNDVPRFPVRTSSG, encoded by the coding sequence ATGCCGCTGCCGCTGCCGCTCAGGAATTGCTTGGCCGGGTTGATCCTGGATGCGCTCCATGACAGTGGCGCGCGCCGCGGGCTGGAGGCCGTCGCGGCGGTTTGCGCCGACCCGGGAGCGCTCGAGGGACCGGGCGTGCTGCCCGAGCCGTTCCCGCGGGAGATTTTCGAGCGCCGGGACGGCGGCTGGCGGCTCAAGAGCGGTTTCAAAGGCCACGAGAGCGAGTTCGCGGAGCGCGCCGAGCGCGCCCGGCGGCTGCTGCACCTGCGGCCCTTCGACGCCGAGGACCCGCCGCTGGGAGTCGCGCTGGTCGCCGCGGCGCTGCTCTTCCACGCGCATCTCTACTTCGAGGTCCACGAGCTCCTCGAGCCCTACTGGCTGCGCGCCGAGGGCGGTGACCGCGAGGCGCTTCAGGGCCTGATACAGGTGGCCGTGGGCTTCCAACACTTGGCCAACGGCAATGTCAGCGGTGCGCGCGCCCTGCTGCACGATGGCTGCGGGCGCGTCCTCGAGCGGACGCTTGCCGGCGTGCCGCTGGATCCGTTCGGGCGGGCGCTCCAGCGCACCCTCGACCGCGTGCTGTCCCTCGGCGAAGACGCGCCGCGTGGTTTCGACTGGAACGACGTGCCCCGCTTTCCCGTCAGGACCTCCAGTGGCTGA
- a CDS encoding short-chain dehydrogenase/reductase: MELGLKGKTVLVTGGSKGIGRATARAMAAEGARVMICSRSAPALEEAAGAIRRETGQAVEIVAADLSRLEGVESAAAAAIQRLGRLDVLVNNAGAIKGGDFLAIPDAEWITGWSLKLLGYIRMARTVLPQMRTQGGGRIVNVVGMAARNPATTYMMGGAANAALINFTKALADLGAPSNILVTAVSPGPVKTDRWDSLQRQQAAAAGKDLETFVKEQNRNFPLGRIALPEEVADLVCFLASDRASFLTGIAITVDGGMSRGVYL; encoded by the coding sequence ATGGAACTCGGCCTCAAGGGCAAGACCGTTCTCGTCACCGGAGGCAGCAAGGGCATAGGCCGCGCGACGGCGCGCGCGATGGCGGCTGAGGGCGCCCGCGTCATGATCTGCTCGCGGAGCGCGCCCGCTCTCGAGGAGGCCGCCGGCGCCATCCGGCGCGAGACCGGGCAGGCCGTCGAAATCGTCGCCGCCGATCTGAGCCGGCTCGAAGGCGTCGAGAGCGCCGCCGCGGCGGCCATCCAGCGTCTCGGACGGCTCGACGTCCTCGTCAACAATGCGGGCGCGATCAAGGGCGGTGATTTCCTCGCCATTCCTGACGCCGAATGGATCACGGGATGGAGTCTCAAGCTCCTGGGCTATATCCGCATGGCGCGGACGGTCCTTCCGCAGATGCGGACGCAGGGCGGGGGACGCATCGTCAACGTGGTCGGCATGGCGGCGCGCAACCCCGCGACGACCTACATGATGGGCGGCGCCGCCAACGCCGCGCTCATCAACTTCACCAAGGCCCTTGCCGATCTCGGCGCGCCGTCCAACATCCTCGTGACGGCGGTTTCGCCGGGCCCCGTCAAAACGGATCGCTGGGACAGCCTCCAGCGCCAGCAGGCCGCCGCCGCCGGCAAGGACCTCGAGACCTTCGTGAAGGAGCAGAACCGGAACTTCCCGCTCGGGCGCATCGCGCTGCCCGAAGAGGTCGCGGACCTGGTGTGCTTCCTGGCCTCGGACCGCGCGTCCTTCCTCACGGGCATCGCCATCACGGTCGACGGCGGGATGAGCCGGGGGGTCTACCTCTAG